A region of the Nocardia asteroides genome:
CGACAGCCACATGCCGTGCACGATCGGGCTGCCGAGCCCGGCGAGCTTCGCGGCGGATTCGCTGGTGTGGATCGGGTTGTGGTCGCCGGAGACGGCGGCGAAGGCGTGCATGGTGCGCGGGGCCACGATCGTGACGTCGCGGCGACGCCTGCGCGGAGTGTCGGTGGCCGCGTCGGACACCGTGCCCGCCGCGCGCGGCGGATCGGTGAGCTCGCCCGCGCCGTTGCGTCCGCGGATCGCGAATCGCTCGGTGAGCGTGGCCAGCACCGGCATCGACATCCCGGTCTCCGGCTTGTCCAGCATGGCCGTGATCCGCACGTGCACCTCGACGACGCGGCCGAGGTCGGTGTCGAGGGTCTCCCCGGCTTCCGCGCGCACCGCGAGCACGCTGGTATCGGCGGGCAGGTCGCCGGCCAGGTGCACCTGGTGGTCCAGGTGGACCAGGTCGAGCATGCCTTCGATGACGCTCTCGCCCTTGGCGGTGCGGGTCGCGCCGAGCACCGCGAACACAGCGGGCCAGCAGGCGCCGACCAGCACGTCGGGCACGGTACGGCCGAGCGTGCTCAGCGTAGCGGGAAGACCGGAGCCGGTGACTCCAGCGTGGTCGGCGATCAGATCCGGTGTCCAGGCCAGGTTCACGTGCGCGACCTTGCCCTTGACCTCCGGGAGATCCTGCCCCGCGGCGACCGCGAGCAGCGCGCTCATGGCCGAGTCGGCGTCGGCCTCGGTGACGACCGGGGCACCACCGTTGTAGACGGAGGTCGGCACGGTGATCCGGATGCGCACCGCCTTGCCCGCCGCCAGCGGAACCGTCAGCTCCAAGTAAGCGTGCTCCGGCTCGGGGCCGGTGGTCTCGACCAGTGTCGCGCCGCTGGAGGGATGCACCGCGCCCTGGCCGTCGACGACCCATTCGGACAGATCGCCGAGCCGATGCACCGGGCTGATCGTGGTGCGCCCGGCCCACTGGACGTCCGGTGCGGCGAGCACGGCGTCGATCGGGCCGCTGGTGACACCCGCTGTGCGCCGCGCGTCCACCGCGGCGGGCGTCACGCCGTCACGCACCAGGGAGTACGCCGTGTCCTGTTCGAAGCGGTCGAGCAGTTCGCCGACCGGCTCATCGACCCGGGTGATGCCCGCGACCGAGACGGTGCCGGGGATGACGCACACCTGATCGGCCGAGTAGCGCGGATCGTGCGCCTGCCACAGCGAATCCGAGCGCCACCAGCGGCGCACGTCGGCGTCCACAACCGGCACGAAGTTCACCGGCTTGCCGGGGGTCTTGCACAGCGACACGAAGAACGGGACGTCGGCCGGGTGCAGCAGGGTCTGCGCCGCCGCCGGGTAGGCGTCCTTCAATGTGCACAGCGCGGCGACCGGGTCCTCGAAGTCCTCGTCGCCGGCGAACAGCGTGGGAATCTCGCCGCGGTCGGCCGGATGCAGCCGGGATTCGGTACGGCGCATCATCTCCGCGAACCGGTCGCGCCAGGTGATGTCCAGCCACACCGAGCGGGTGGCCTCGGCGATCGCTTCGCCCAGATCGCTGCCGCAGTCGAAGTCCTTGCGGCGGTCCAGTCCCACCGCGAGCTCGACGTAGCGCTCCAGCCAGTCTTGGTAGGTCATGGTGACCAGGTCGCCGAAGTAGGGCTTGGCGGTGGCGTTCAGCGCCGCGATGATCTCGTCCCGGCGTGCGGCGACCGCGTCGGCGTCGCCGGCGACCTCGTCCAGCAGGCGGCCGGTGCGCGAGGCGGCGTTGTCGATCTCGTGGATGTCGGCGCCCAGTTGGCTGCGGCCCGAGGCCATGCCGCCGGACGCGGTGCCCGCCCCGACCCAGTCGGGGGTGCCGGGCGTGTCCACCAGCAGTTGCTTGACCTCCGGCGCGGTGGTCGCCTCCAGCGTGGCCATGGCCGCCGTACCGACCAGCACGCCGTCCAGCGGCATCACCGGATAACCGTGCCGCACCGCCCACCGGCCGGTGAGGTACTCCGTCGCGCGCTCGGGGGTTCCGATGCCACCGCCGACGCACACCACCACGTTGGCGCGGTTGCGCAGCTCGGCGTAGGTGGCCAGCAGCAGATCGTCCAGGTCCTCCCAAGAGTGGTGGCCACCGGCCTTGCCGCCCTCGATGTGCATGATCACCGGGTAGTCCGGGACCGCGTCGGCGATCCGCAGCACGGCCCGGATCTGGGCCACCGTGCCGGGCTTGAACGCGACGTGCGGGATGCCGACCTCGGTGAGCTCCTGGATCAGCGCGACGGCTTCCTCCAGCTCCGGGATGCCCGCGGTCACGATGACACCGTCGAACGGGGCGCCCGCCGAGCGGGCCCGCTGCACCAGCCGCTTACCGCCCAGCTGCAACTTCCACAGGTAGGGGTCGAGGAACAAGGAGTTGAACTGCACCGAACGTCCCGGGTGCAGCAGCTTCTTCAGCTCGGCCACCCGGTCGGCGAAGATCTGCTCGGTCACCTGTCCACCGCCGGCCAGCTCGGCCCAGTGGCCCGCGTTCGCCGCGGCCGCGACGATCTTCGCGTCGACCGTGGTCGGGGTCATGCCCGCGAGCAGGATGGGCGAGCGCCCGGTCAGCTTGGTGAACGTGGTCTCGACCACGATGCGCCCGTTGGGCAGCCGCACCGGCCGCGGCGCGAACGCCGACCACGGCGTCGCCGGCTCCGGCGCCGCACCCGGGGTGAGCAGGCTGCGCTGTCCGGCACGGGTGGCGGCCGCGATCATGCCGAGACCGGTGCCCTTCAACGTGCCCCCGGTGACCCGCGACAGCAGATCGCCCGGGCCCAGGTCCAGAATCCATTGCGCACCCGCGGAGATCACGCCCTCGACGATGCCCACCCAGTCGATCGGATCGACCAGGATCTCGCGCGCCAGCCGACCCGCCAGCTCGGCGTCCAAGCCGCACTGGGTGGCCCAGCTGCTCACCAGGTCGACGGTGTCGGCCAGCGCGGGGTGGTGGAAGGCCACGTCGACGGCCACGTCTTCGAAGACCGGAGCGAACACCGAGCCACCGCGCACCTTGGTGTCGCGCTCGCGCGCCTGCTCGTCATGGATCTGCGCGCACCGCTGACGCACCCGCTCCAGCTGCGCGGGCGGGCCGGAGAGCACCGCGCGCCGACGACCGTTGCGGATCGAGACCACCACGGCCGCGGCCGGATCGGCTCCCTCGCACACCTCGGCCACCACAGCGCGCAACTGCTCGGGATCCACATTGGATACCGCGACCATCGGCGAACGATCGCCGACCGGCATCAGTCCGCGCCGGCGCGCCACCAAACCACCTGCCGCGCCGATCATCTGGGCCACCGCGAGCAGTTCCGCGTCACGCGCGCCGCCGGCTTCGACCGCGGCCGCCGCGAGCAGACCCTGCGAATGCCCGACGATCGCCACCGGCGCGTGTTCGGCCGGATCCAGACCTTGCAGCCGCAGCGCGCGCACGGCCGCCACCTGGGTCAGCAGCACACCGGGCATGGACACCGCGGCCGAGCGCAGCACCCGCTCGGACGGAGCCGCGGAGATCTCGCCCTCCTCGGCGTCGGCGAGCTCGTTCTCGAGCATCCAGCCGATCGGGTCGAAACCGACGGGGCGCACCACAAGCAACTGTGCCGCGACCGGCTCGAGCAGCGTGGCCGCCTCATTGACCAGCGCGGTCAGCTCCGGCTCCAGCGCGCTGTCGCGCCCGATCTCCTCCAGCTCGTTCAGCCACTGCGCACCCTGCCCACCGAAGGCGAGTGCGTACGGCTCGCCGCCGAGCAGACGATCCAACAGCGGCGACCGCGCCGAGCCCGACGCGGCCTTCCCGGCGGCGGCAACCGCCTTCGTGCTCTGTCCGGCCTCGGCCTTGGTGCTCTCGTTGATCGTCAAGACGCTTCGACTTCCTTCTCCATGCGACATGCCTCGGCGACACGCCGGTCCCTACCGGTTCACGAGTGATCGCGGGTGATCGGCCTGATACCGGCGAGGATGGCACAAAATCATGAGGAAATCCTCACGTTTGCCCCCGCGCGTGGCCGTTACTTTGGAGTATTCCGGTACACACGTACTAGAATCGCGAGGAACATGACTGCGCCTCATGTTTGAACCCCCTGGTCCATCGGGTTACCAACGCGTAGGAAACATGAGTGCCCCTCACATTGAAGGTTACTGAATCGTTATAATCCCAGGTAAGGTTACTGACGAGTACGCCACACCCTCCCAATGCTGCGTAAAGGACGAAACGCCCGGTAGAGTTTGGACGGTCGTACCATCAAGCGCGAGTGGCGAAATTGGCAGACGCGCCAGATTTAGGTTCTGGTGTCCACGGACGTAGGGGTTCAAGTCCCCTCTCGCGCACAGATTCCCGTCAGTCGTGACACTTTTTCGTGCCGCGTGTTGGAGTGCACTCGCACACACGAAGGCCGACCAGTGGAAACACGCTCTGACCCGCATCGATTCTTGGCCAGATCTGCCACTTCGCGACAGTGGTGACCCTCTCGGAAAGTTCGCTGGCACCGCCGACGGGGGTGGTCAGCGGTGATCGCGCCGGTCATCCCGCCGCAGTCGCCGTTGCAGGAACTTGTTCACGGACCGCTGGTCACGAACCGTGTGGTCCGTCCCGCCCATGGCGACCTCGTCTACGGGCTCTGCTGTGTCGGGGAGGCCGGATCCTCGACAAGATCACCTTCACCGCGCTGGGCTGGCGTCCGGGCATACGTCTTTCCGAACATCCGGAACAATCAGCATCTCTCGACCTTGGGGCCGATTATGTCGTGACCGGCGAGCTTCCCCACGACCAGCGTCCGCACCTGGTCACCTGGATTGCGCGTCGCGGTGCCAGGTGGCTTCGAGACGGCGGTGTGGGCGTCAGCGTTTCTTGGAGACATGCATGATGATCCGGGCGGTGACGAAGGCTTTGCCGTCGGCGTCGAGGACATCGACCGGGACGAGGAGTTCGGTGGGTTCATCGCCGAACTCGGGGATGGGGTCGAGTCGGGCGACGGCGGTCACTGCGGTGGTTGCCTTGGATTTGTATTCCACGGTCATGCCGACCGGGATCCACCGGTGGGTGGCCGGGATGGTGGCGTCGGTCATCATGCCGCCGGCGAGCTCGGCCATGTTGCAGGATGCGATGGCGTGGTAGGTGCCGAGGTGGTTGTGGACGCTGCGGCGGTTGGGCGCGCCGACTCGGCACAGTCCTGGTCGCAGCTCTTGGAGCAGAGGGTGCACACTGCGGAAATAGGGGGCTTTGAAGCACAGCGCCTGGGTGAAGAACCAGTTGCCGAATGGCAAGCGTTGCAGTGTGTTCCAGAGCGCGAGGTTGGTGCTGCCTGGCTGGTCCGTGGTGGTTGTCATCGACGGTCTTCCTCGGTTCGAGCGGTGTCAGCGCAGTGCCGCGGTGACGGCGCTGTACATGGTGGTTTTGATGGCGGCGAGGGTGGCGGGGTTCTTGCCGAGGATGGGGGTGAGCCGGTCGATGGCGGTGGTGAGGACCGCGGATTCGGCAGCGGTGGCGTCGACGAGTCCGGCGGCCAGGGCATCCGGGCCGGTGAACCGGTGGCCGGTGGTCATGGCGGTCACGGCGGCGTGGGGGCTGAGCTTGGCCTGGATGAGGGCGGCCATGCCGGGGGTGAAGGGAATGTTGATGTCGACCTCGGGGAAGCAGTAGTAGCCGCGGTCCTCCCGCATGACGCGGTAGTCGTGGGCGATGGCCAGCATGGCCCCCGCGCCGAAGGTGTGGCCGTTCACCGCGGCGATGGTGGGCAGCGGAAAAGTGAGGATTCGGGCGAACAGTTCCTGGACGCGGCCGACGTACCATTCGGCGCGGTCGCCGTTGGCCATCAGCCAGTCCAGGTCCAGGCCGTTGGAGTAGAACTTCCCGTCTGCGGTGGTGATCAGGCCCTGGGCGTCGCGTTCGACGGTGTCGAGGTGGGCGTGGACGGTGTCGAGCCAGTCCGGGGAGAACCGGTTCTCGTCGTCGCCGAGGTTCAGTACGGCGATCTTGTCCTGGTAGTGCAGGTTCGCGGTCATGGTGTGGCCTTTCACTTCGTTGTGGGGGTGCGGGGGACCAGAGGGACGGCCAGTACCGCGCGGACCGCGGCTGCAAGGCGTTGACGCACCGCGGGATCGGGGTCTCGGCGGCCGCGCAGCAGCAGCGCGGTGGGCAGTTCCACCACGCATTCACGGATGACGCCGACGGCCTCGCGATCGGCGCGGTCGAACACACCGCGCGACAAACCCACGAACAGCTCGATAAGGGTCTGATCGAGCTGGCGTAACTCCTCGGCGATGTCGTCGGGAAGCTCGCTGGAACCGAGGAGCTCCTCGCGGGGCACGGTCAGCAGGAAACGCCCCGAGACCGGCTGCTGGACCAGGAATTCGGCAGGAGTGTCGGCAGCGGCGACGACTGCCTCGATCACCTCCTCGCGGGAGCTACCCGCGGCCAGTGCCCGATCCACGGCCTCGCGCTGCAGAGTCAGGAAACGCTGCGCGGCGCGCAGCCAGACCCGACCCATCAGCCCGGCGCGGGAGCCGAAAGCGTGATAGATCGCGCCATTGGACACCGAGGCTGCCTCCGAGAGCGCCCGGACAGTGACCGCAGCGGGTCCGGAGTCGACTGCCAGCTGTTCGGCGGCATCCATGAGTGGATCCAGAGCGTGCACACGAGGGCGGGGCATGATCGAAGCATAACAGAGCGCTTGCTCTGTAACTCACCGGCCGGGTGGTCGATGTGGGATTTTCGCAGCTCAATGACCCCTCGGCGGTTCAATGAGAGCTCGGTGCCGCGACTCACCCAATAAGTCGAGCACGTGCTCTGGTATAATTATGGAGCATTTGCTCTCATATATGGAGTCTTGCAACGGCTGCCAGGGCACAACAGGTCCCCCCGACCGCGTGCGGTAGAACACCGCTCAACAGCGATCTCACGGCGCTGATCGGCGAGCTGTCCACTCGCAGTCCGCAGTTCCGCGAGGACTGGGCCGATCAGGACGTCCACGCGTACCGCACCGGCCGCAAGGTCTACCGGCATCCGGTGGTGGGCGAGCTCGAGATCAGTTACGACGTGTTCGAGATGCCCGGCGAAGCCGGATTGTCCATCGGCGCCTACAGCGCCGAGGAAGCCACTGCATCGGCAGACAAACTCGCCCTGCTCGCCAGCTGGGCCGCCGACCAGGAATTCACCGTGCCGAACCGAGCGACGGCCTACTTCCTGACCTACCGGATGTGCCTTGGCTTGCAGCGCGGCGATCGCGCGGTACTCGCCCACGGCATCGAGACCGGCGTGATCAAACGCCTGCCGCACGGCGAGTACATCGAGATGCACCAGCCGTTGGGCCCGGTCGATGACCACGGCCACCCGGTTCCGCTCGAGTATCAAGGCGCCCCGGTACCGAAGAAGATGAACAAGCTGGGGTCGGCGGGCAAACCCGGACCGGGTTCGTTCCTCCGCCCGGATCCGGCGCCCGAAGCGGAGCGTCTCCTGACGACCGAGCACACCGAGGAACGCAGGCAACTGGCCGTTCTCCGGGAATACCAGCTGCGCCGCGACGGCGAACGACACGACCGATGAGACTGCGCCGTGTCAGGCACGCCGAAGACTACGGACTGCTGGTCCCTGCGGCCACCGTCGCCAGCGAGTACGCAGGGCAGGTCGTAAGAGACACTCTGCGCGCCCACGGGATTCGTTCAACTGTGGGATGGACCGACCGGCGCGGTCGACGCCATCGCCTGCTCGTTCTCGTCTTCCCCGAGGACGCCGTCCGCGCCTACGACGTGATCTGCGCCCACACGAGCCGGCCTGAGCCTTGAAGGTGTCCGCGGTGAATTCACGACGGACGGGAGCCGGTGGTCATCCCTGGTTTGGGCAGCTCCGGCAGTGGTAGTGCGTCTGATGTCCGCTATCTCGGATCCTCGGAGAGGAGAAGAAGATGAGCCAGGTCAATCCCATTCAGGTGCAGAAGTATTTGTCCGGCGTCGATTATCCGTGTGATCGTGACGGGATCGTTTCCGCCGCGAAGGACAATGGTGCGGACGAGAACGTTCTCGATGCTCTCGAGTCGATGCCCGACCGGACCTATGACGGTCCGAACGCGGTCAGTAAAGCCGTCTCGTCCGCCTAGGCGCAACCTGCGGCTGGAGTCCGCTTTCATCAACGGTTGATATGTAGCGGACGGCTGATGTAGCCCGAATGCCGCGAACAGCCCCTCCGGCGGTGTCTGTACTACCGCGACCGCGACCGCGACTTACTGTCCGCGCCGTGCACCTCGGTGTCGGCGTCGTCAGGGCAGACCCCGCCGGAAGGGTCGGGGGCGCGAACGAGCAGTCCGCGTTTGCGCACCTCGGGCAGGGAGAGGGTTCTGTAACCGAAGTCGTCGAAAAGGACAGTGATGCGGTCCTGTTCGGCGGACAGGACGACGCCGCAACCCCATTGTTCGTGGCGAACCCTGCTGTCGAGCGGGAATTCATCGGTGCCGCGGGCGCGGCCGGAGGCGGTGCCCGCATCGCAGGTGTCGCAATTGCCGCACGGTTCGAGCAGTTGCTCGCCGAAGTACCCGAGCAGGTAGCGGCGCCTGCAGTCGGTGGTTTCGGCGTAGCCGCGCAGCATCCGCAGGCGAGAGGTGATCAGCGTTTCGTGCGCGGTGGCGGCATCGCGGGCCAGATCGGCGGCGTCGTCGGGGGTCAGGTCCGCATCGAAGGCGAGGCGGCCGGACCCGGTTGTGGTGAGAGCGCCGGCCTGTTCGAGCAGGTTGACCGCGCGGGTGCGGCGGGCGGGCGCCGCGTCGACCTCGTCGGCGAGTTGCTTCGGCGGAATCGGGTGATCGTGCCGCGCGAGTGCGCGGGCGACCGCGTCGACGGTATCGGTGGGCGGTTTGCTGGTGGTGAGGAACCGCTGCAGGTTCAGATCCTCGGGCCGATAGAACAGGATGGTCTCGGCGGGGTCGCCGTCACGTCCGGCCCGGCCGATCTGCTGGTAGTAGGAGTCCAGCGAGTCGGGCACCGAGGCGTGCGCGACGAACCGGACATCGGGCTTGTCGATGCCCATCCCGAATGCGGAGGTCGCCACCACCACGTCCACCTCGCCGTTCAGGAAATCCTGGTGCACCCGTTCGCGGTCGGCGGTCTTCATCCCGGCGTGGTAGCCCGCTGCCCGCACACCGGCCGCGTCGAGTTCACGGGCGTAGCGATCGGTGTCCTTGCGGCTGGCGGTGTAGAGGAGACCACATCCGTTCCGCGAGTCGCCGGCCAATCCGCGGATATGCGCGATGACGGCGTCGTGCTTGTCGGATTCGCTGGTGAACCGGCGCGCCGCCAGGTGCAGGTTCGGTCGATCGAAGCTGGCGATCACCTCGCGGTGA
Encoded here:
- a CDS encoding DUF4442 domain-containing protein, which gives rise to MTTTTDQPGSTNLALWNTLQRLPFGNWFFTQALCFKAPYFRSVHPLLQELRPGLCRVGAPNRRSVHNHLGTYHAIASCNMAELAGGMMTDATIPATHRWIPVGMTVEYKSKATTAVTAVARLDPIPEFGDEPTELLVPVDVLDADGKAFVTARIIMHVSKKR
- a CDS encoding enoyl-CoA hydratase/isomerase family protein gives rise to the protein MTANLHYQDKIAVLNLGDDENRFSPDWLDTVHAHLDTVERDAQGLITTADGKFYSNGLDLDWLMANGDRAEWYVGRVQELFARILTFPLPTIAAVNGHTFGAGAMLAIAHDYRVMREDRGYYCFPEVDINIPFTPGMAALIQAKLSPHAAVTAMTTGHRFTGPDALAAGLVDATAAESAVLTTAIDRLTPILGKNPATLAAIKTTMYSAVTAALR
- a CDS encoding TetR/AcrR family transcriptional regulator; helix-turn-helix transcriptional regulator, with product MPRPRVHALDPLMDAAEQLAVDSGPAAVTVRALSEAASVSNGAIYHAFGSRAGLMGRVWLRAAQRFLTLQREAVDRALAAGSSREEVIEAVVAAADTPAEFLVQQPVSGRFLLTVPREELLGSSELPDDIAEELRQLDQTLIELFVGLSRGVFDRADREAVGVIRECVVELPTALLLRGRRDPDPAVRQRLAAAVRAVLAVPLVPRTPTTK
- a CDS encoding DUF2795 domain-containing protein, producing MSQVNPIQVQKYLSGVDYPCDRDGIVSAAKDNGADENVLDALESMPDRTYDGPNAVSKAVSSA
- a CDS encoding ATP-dependent DNA helicase; this encodes MTDSDRRGRELRRLAAEIFGLPRLRDEQLTAMELVLDGHDVLAVLPTGAGKSAIYQVPALLVDGPTVVVSPLIALQHDQMEGIEDSRAPRAVALNSAQSRGERRDAWDALRRGDAEYVFLSPEQLAKEELVEALAALEVALFVVDEAHCVSAWGHDFRPDYLRLGPMCERLGHPRVIALTATAAPPVRRDIVTRLGMLDHREVIASFDRPNLHLAARRFTSESDKHDAVIAHIRGLAGDSRNGCGLLYTASRKDTDRYARELDAAGVRAAGYHAGMKTADRERVHQDFLNGEVDVVVATSAFGMGIDKPDVRFVAHASVPDSLDSYYQQIGRAGRDGDPAETILFYRPEDLNLQRFLTTSKPPTDTVDAVARALARHDHPIPPKQLADEVDAAPARRTRAVNLLEQAGALTTTGSGRLAFDADLTPDDAADLARDAATAHETLITSRLRMLRGYAETTDCRRRYLLGYFGEQLLEPCGNCDTCDAGTASGRARGTDEFPLDSRVRHEQWGCGVVLSAEQDRITVLFDDFGYRTLSLPEVRKRGLLVRAPDPSGGVCPDDADTEVHGADSKSRSRSR